Proteins encoded by one window of Acuticoccus sp. MNP-M23:
- a CDS encoding PQQ-dependent sugar dehydrogenase: MTQPSTLTSLTVALLLTAAPAALAAPGHDMGAVGEAAKSETPDAAAAGDDPAAGITSTDRLPDGADPFADQKLGKTFTVREHELPEPYEDLASRNPALLVDRGESVPAVPEGYEATLFVEGLDNPRQLFVLPNGDVLVAQQAAGIVTFLRDADGDGTADIVSRFAQGFEGPYGLARIPEGKGLAHEGDILVADYRGVWRVPFTIGEVRASGPEMFAPEPIDEVAPQNRHAQLPMDHFPVTDQGVFGGSEGHNTRSLVVSPDGMTMYVGVGSASNVGIEPPPRATIQAFDIGGGNQRTFATGMRNPVGVNFRPGTDELWVAVPERDGLGDELVPDYLAQVEEGDFYGWPYAYTGSNPQPQFASMAPEGLIETSILPEVLFESHSASLDFAFAPEAFGEAYAGDAFVALKGSWNRSDPTGYKVVRVPFEDGEPTGSYENFVVNFWVRGDDRAVVWGRPVDVDFLPDGAMLVADDTGGTIWHVAPTDAPEATPTTAAGDPPGANEPVVETSDGGAADVIVVQPD; the protein is encoded by the coding sequence ATGACGCAGCCATCAACTCTGACCAGCCTCACGGTCGCGCTTCTCCTGACCGCAGCGCCCGCAGCGCTCGCCGCGCCCGGCCACGACATGGGCGCGGTGGGCGAGGCCGCGAAGTCCGAAACGCCCGACGCCGCCGCAGCGGGCGATGACCCTGCGGCAGGTATCACCTCCACCGATCGCCTACCCGACGGCGCCGACCCGTTCGCCGACCAGAAGCTCGGCAAGACTTTCACAGTGCGCGAGCACGAGCTGCCCGAGCCCTACGAGGACCTCGCCTCCCGCAACCCGGCGCTTCTCGTCGATCGCGGCGAGAGCGTGCCCGCGGTTCCCGAGGGCTACGAGGCGACGCTGTTCGTGGAAGGCCTCGACAACCCCCGCCAGCTCTTCGTCCTGCCGAACGGGGACGTCCTGGTCGCGCAGCAGGCGGCTGGCATCGTCACCTTCCTGCGCGACGCGGACGGCGACGGCACGGCCGACATCGTTTCCCGCTTCGCGCAAGGGTTCGAGGGCCCCTACGGTCTCGCCCGCATTCCCGAAGGCAAGGGCCTCGCGCACGAGGGCGACATCCTCGTCGCGGACTATCGCGGCGTCTGGCGCGTTCCCTTCACCATCGGCGAGGTGCGCGCCTCCGGGCCGGAGATGTTCGCGCCCGAGCCCATCGACGAGGTAGCGCCTCAGAACCGCCACGCGCAGCTCCCGATGGACCACTTCCCGGTGACCGACCAGGGCGTCTTCGGCGGAAGCGAGGGGCACAACACCCGCTCGCTGGTGGTCTCGCCGGACGGGATGACGATGTACGTGGGCGTCGGCTCGGCGAGCAACGTCGGCATCGAGCCGCCCCCGCGCGCGACGATCCAGGCCTTCGACATCGGCGGCGGCAACCAGCGCACCTTCGCGACGGGCATGCGCAATCCGGTCGGCGTCAACTTCCGCCCAGGCACCGACGAGCTCTGGGTCGCGGTCCCCGAGCGGGACGGCCTCGGCGACGAGCTCGTGCCCGACTACCTCGCACAGGTGGAGGAGGGCGACTTCTACGGCTGGCCCTACGCCTACACCGGCTCCAACCCGCAGCCGCAGTTCGCCTCGATGGCGCCCGAGGGGCTGATCGAGACCTCGATCCTTCCCGAGGTGCTGTTCGAGTCCCATTCCGCCTCGCTCGACTTCGCCTTCGCGCCGGAGGCGTTCGGGGAGGCGTACGCGGGCGACGCCTTCGTGGCGCTGAAGGGCTCTTGGAACAGGTCGGACCCCACCGGCTACAAGGTGGTGCGCGTGCCGTTCGAGGACGGCGAGCCGACCGGGTCCTACGAGAACTTCGTCGTCAACTTCTGGGTCCGCGGCGACGATCGCGCCGTCGTGTGGGGCCGCCCGGTGGACGTCGACTTCCTGCCGGACGGCGCGATGCTCGTCGCCGATGATACCGGTGGAACCATCTGGCACGTCGCCCCGACCGATGCCCCGGAGGCGACGCCGACGACAGCCGCGGGCGATCCGCCGGGTGCGAACGAGCCAGTGGTCGAAACTTCGGATGGCGGCGCCGCTGATGTCATCGTCGTCCAGCCCGACTGA
- a CDS encoding APC family permease, whose amino-acid sequence MDAIAMGTGVMIGAGILALTGQIAELAGPWFPMAFVAGAVVSAFSAYTYVKMSNAWPSAGGIGMILQKAYGPTTVAAGAALLMALSMVINESLVARTFANYLLRGLGIQQRSWLVPTIGVGLIIAAYIVNASGNRSVGLLSQIMAVLKVGGIALFGIAALWAGGMSFEATGDGETTGPVGFIASLALAILAFKGFTTITNSGAEITRPHRNVGRAIVISIAICAVVYLLVAFAVGSSLPLDQIVVAKDYALAEAAEPALGRTGFYLTVALALVATASGVIASIFAVSRMLAMLTDMQLIPHSHFGMPGTIRDHTLVYTVVIAGALTIFFDLSRIASLGAFFYLVMDILIHWGVWRNLRDDIGARGWVMLTAVGLDAVVLVAFTILKWQSDRTIVLIALAGMGAVFIFEHVFLRLRPPRDSSDHSKHGKTEDPEGTAS is encoded by the coding sequence ATGGATGCGATTGCCATGGGGACTGGCGTCATGATCGGCGCAGGGATCCTCGCGCTGACCGGGCAAATCGCGGAACTCGCAGGTCCGTGGTTTCCGATGGCCTTCGTCGCCGGAGCTGTGGTGAGCGCATTCAGCGCCTACACCTACGTCAAAATGTCGAACGCCTGGCCCTCCGCCGGTGGCATCGGCATGATCCTGCAGAAGGCCTACGGGCCGACCACGGTCGCTGCGGGCGCCGCGCTTCTGATGGCGCTGTCGATGGTCATCAACGAAAGCCTCGTCGCGCGGACCTTCGCCAACTACCTGCTGCGCGGCCTCGGGATACAACAGCGGAGCTGGCTCGTCCCCACGATAGGCGTCGGGCTCATCATCGCCGCATACATCGTCAACGCGTCGGGCAACCGTTCGGTGGGGCTGTTGTCGCAGATCATGGCTGTCCTGAAGGTGGGTGGCATCGCTCTATTCGGCATCGCCGCTCTCTGGGCCGGCGGCATGTCCTTCGAGGCGACCGGCGATGGTGAGACGACGGGGCCCGTCGGCTTCATCGCCTCGCTGGCGCTCGCGATCCTCGCCTTCAAGGGCTTCACGACGATCACCAACTCCGGCGCGGAAATCACCCGGCCGCACCGCAATGTCGGCCGCGCCATCGTCATCTCGATCGCAATCTGTGCGGTGGTCTACCTGCTCGTCGCCTTCGCCGTGGGCTCCAGCCTGCCGCTCGACCAGATCGTGGTCGCGAAGGACTACGCGTTGGCAGAAGCCGCGGAGCCCGCCCTCGGGCGGACCGGCTTCTACCTGACGGTCGCGCTGGCACTCGTGGCGACAGCCTCAGGCGTGATCGCGAGCATCTTCGCCGTGTCGCGAATGCTGGCGATGCTGACCGACATGCAGCTGATCCCGCACAGCCATTTCGGGATGCCTGGCACGATCCGCGATCACACGTTGGTCTACACGGTCGTGATCGCCGGGGCGCTGACGATCTTCTTCGATCTCAGCCGCATCGCCTCGCTGGGCGCGTTCTTCTACCTTGTGATGGACATCCTCATCCATTGGGGTGTCTGGCGAAACCTGCGCGACGACATCGGGGCGCGGGGGTGGGTCATGCTAACGGCGGTCGGGCTGGACGCTGTCGTGCTCGTGGCCTTCACGATACTGAAATGGCAGAGCGACCGCACCATCGTGCTGATCGCGTTGGCGGGGATGGGAGCGGTCTTCATCTTCGAGCACGTCTTCCTGCGTCTCAGGCCGCCGCGGGACAGTTCTGATCACAGCAAACACGGCAAGACCGAAGATCCCGAAGGAACGGCGTCTTGA
- a CDS encoding TVP38/TMEM64 family protein, producing the protein MAFLLDRVPVDLDLSQIEIWIEQAGAWGPLAIIALMTAAVVASPIPSAPIALASGAAYGHYAGTAYVAVGSELGALAAFLIARGVGRGAIERWLGDKAAYGLLGSQNALTLSVFISRLLPFVSFDAMSYAAGLSRLHFWRFALATMAGILPASFVLAHFGSAAMDGDFDSAEWIALGLGLATAIPLLVVALRGGRKKAREATDDG; encoded by the coding sequence ATGGCGTTTCTCCTTGATCGGGTTCCCGTGGATCTCGACCTTAGCCAGATCGAGATATGGATCGAACAAGCCGGCGCTTGGGGCCCGCTGGCAATCATCGCGCTGATGACCGCCGCCGTGGTAGCGAGCCCCATTCCGAGCGCACCCATCGCGCTGGCGTCAGGCGCGGCCTATGGGCACTACGCTGGCACCGCCTACGTCGCGGTCGGGTCCGAACTCGGCGCGCTCGCCGCGTTCCTGATCGCGCGCGGCGTTGGCCGGGGCGCGATCGAGCGCTGGCTTGGCGACAAGGCCGCCTACGGGTTGCTGGGTTCGCAAAATGCGCTGACGCTGAGCGTGTTCATCAGCCGCCTTCTGCCCTTCGTCTCCTTCGACGCCATGAGCTATGCCGCCGGACTGAGCCGCCTGCATTTCTGGCGCTTCGCGCTGGCCACGATGGCCGGCATCCTGCCGGCGAGCTTCGTGCTGGCGCATTTCGGAAGCGCCGCCATGGATGGCGATTTCGACAGCGCGGAGTGGATCGCGCTCGGCCTCGGGCTCGCGACGGCAATACCGCTGCTCGTCGTCGCGCTACGAGGAGGAAGGAAGAAGGCCAGGGAGGCTACCGACGATGGCTGA
- a CDS encoding DUF302 domain-containing protein, with amino-acid sequence MQYTHDRLLADTSLEDADGRVREALKAEGFGVLTEIDVKATMKQKIDEDMDGYLILGACNAKMAWKAMELEPRIGAMLPCNVILRSVNGGTEVSAIDPVASMSAVNNAELHEVAGQVRDRLARALDAA; translated from the coding sequence ATGCAATACACGCATGACCGCCTGCTGGCCGACACGAGCCTTGAGGACGCGGACGGGCGCGTTCGCGAGGCGCTCAAGGCCGAGGGCTTCGGCGTCCTGACCGAGATCGACGTCAAGGCCACGATGAAACAGAAGATCGACGAAGACATGGACGGCTACCTGATCCTCGGCGCCTGCAACGCGAAGATGGCGTGGAAGGCGATGGAGTTGGAGCCGCGCATCGGCGCCATGCTCCCCTGCAACGTGATTCTGCGCAGCGTGAATGGCGGCACCGAGGTGAGTGCTATCGATCCGGTGGCTTCGATGTCCGCTGTGAACAATGCCGAACTGCACGAGGTCGCGGGACAAGTCCGCGACAGGCTCGCGCGGGCGTTGGATGCGGCCTAG
- a CDS encoding calcium-binding protein gives MALRKQIAISAVAVALTAGGALADSGHHQGGARSPGAGAGHDMMAKMMRMHRMMGAEGAMPGMGMMGQGAPMMGGMRGMAGMGMMEQRAPMMGGMRGMAGMGMMADLDADGDGDGTVTPEEARTALSALLTEYDADGDGTLSLDEFETLHSARIRETMVDRFQHLDADGDGAVTDEEMQAAARQMQRMQAVRTRMQAMRSRMMDDGGDGPGEMTPDEGRMMDGSNPQSEGQQSN, from the coding sequence ATGGCGTTGCGTAAACAGATCGCGATTTCGGCAGTGGCGGTTGCGCTGACTGCAGGTGGCGCCCTTGCTGACAGCGGGCACCATCAGGGCGGCGCCCGCAGCCCCGGCGCGGGTGCCGGGCACGACATGATGGCGAAGATGATGCGCATGCACCGCATGATGGGTGCGGAAGGTGCGATGCCCGGCATGGGAATGATGGGACAGGGTGCGCCCATGATGGGCGGTATGCGGGGTATGGCCGGCATGGGAATGATGGAACAGCGTGCGCCCATGATGGGCGGCATGCGGGGTATGGCCGGCATGGGCATGATGGCCGACCTCGACGCGGACGGGGACGGGGACGGCACCGTCACACCCGAGGAGGCGCGCACGGCCCTCAGCGCCCTCCTTACCGAATACGACGCAGACGGCGACGGAACGCTCTCGCTCGACGAGTTCGAGACCCTGCACAGCGCACGCATCCGCGAAACCATGGTTGATCGCTTCCAGCATCTCGACGCGGACGGCGATGGCGCGGTGACGGACGAAGAGATGCAGGCCGCGGCGCGACAGATGCAACGCATGCAGGCCGTGAGGACGCGCATGCAGGCGATGCGCTCGCGAATGATGGACGACGGCGGCGACGGGCCTGGCGAGATGACGCCGGACGAGGGCCGCATGATGGACGGATCAAATCCGCAGTCGGAGGGTCAGCAGAGCAACTGA
- a CDS encoding response regulator, whose protein sequence is MADSPHILVVDDHRQIRESVARYLEKNGMRATTAKDAVEMDACLATGHYDLLVLDVMMPGEDGLSVCQRLSAERTLPILMLTALGQETDRIVGLEIGADDYLPKPFSPRELLARIKAVLRRAPAAENHAGGLAGKRVRFAGLVLDTDTHVVEGPQVGRIPLTTADFRLLSVLLERPRKILSRDQLLDLTSRRAAGPMDRTIDNQISRLRRKIEPDPLRPRIIKTVRNGGYRLSADVEVLE, encoded by the coding sequence ATGGCAGACAGCCCGCACATTCTCGTCGTCGACGATCATCGCCAGATCCGCGAATCGGTCGCGCGTTACCTGGAGAAGAACGGCATGCGCGCGACGACGGCGAAGGATGCCGTCGAAATGGATGCTTGCCTCGCCACCGGCCACTACGACCTTCTCGTGCTCGACGTGATGATGCCCGGCGAGGACGGACTCTCGGTTTGCCAGCGGCTGTCTGCGGAACGCACCTTGCCGATCCTCATGCTGACAGCGCTGGGGCAGGAGACCGACCGGATCGTCGGGCTCGAGATCGGGGCGGACGACTATCTGCCAAAACCCTTCAGCCCCCGCGAGCTGCTGGCCCGCATCAAGGCGGTTCTGCGACGGGCGCCTGCCGCAGAGAACCACGCCGGCGGTTTGGCCGGAAAGCGCGTCCGCTTCGCCGGGCTTGTTCTTGATACCGACACGCATGTCGTCGAGGGGCCTCAAGTCGGCCGCATCCCCCTGACCACCGCTGATTTTCGACTGCTGAGCGTCCTACTCGAGCGCCCGCGAAAAATCCTTAGCCGCGATCAGCTTCTTGATCTCACATCCAGGCGCGCAGCCGGGCCGATGGACCGGACGATAGACAATCAAATCAGCCGCCTGCGGCGCAAGATCGAGCCCGATCCGCTTCGCCCGCGGATCATCAAAACGGTCCGAAATGGCGGCTACCGCCTGTCGGCGGACGTCGAGGTGCTGGAATGA
- a CDS encoding ATP-binding protein, translated as MRRPLRSLRAQLIVLIIGALVVAQAISLWLFVDERSLAIRAALGFEAAARAANVARLLEEAPPDLRASILRAADSPLVRFELSHAPAVSETDHHHAIPIEARVRALLGDRSSRDIRVQLRDVETPVMPLPHLSRPMADMHRSMMGGAMGAVEMTLSIALAGGEWLNVDTRFERPPLQWPVFSTVSFALTAALILVTACWFLVTRLIGPLRRLAGAAERLGRGEDAVPLPVVGPAEVEDLTRAFNQMQDRLTRFVADRTRVLAAVGHDLRSPLTALRVRVEMVDDEETRESLIESIEEMQTMAEATLNFAEDLTGAEEPQTVEIGAFLQDLATDMVQPFELRGGPSMKVRVRPVSFRRAVRNVAENANRYGGSAQIGWRSEGDSLVIEIVDRGPGIPPDKLGEVFDPFFRLEGSRSLETGGHGLGLSIARSIVRAHGGEIHLANRPEGGLAATLVVPLAGAPPGHSSAKERERKHVEIGPGSTSDRHGPAGRRGGSTGRLAREI; from the coding sequence ATGAGGCGGCCCTTGCGAAGCCTGAGAGCGCAACTGATCGTCCTGATCATCGGTGCGCTCGTCGTGGCGCAGGCCATCAGCCTGTGGCTTTTCGTCGACGAGCGCAGCCTCGCCATCCGGGCCGCGCTCGGCTTCGAGGCTGCCGCACGGGCGGCCAACGTCGCGCGGCTTCTGGAGGAGGCCCCGCCGGACCTTCGCGCCTCCATTCTGCGGGCAGCGGATTCGCCGCTCGTCAGGTTCGAGCTGTCGCACGCTCCGGCTGTGAGCGAGACCGATCATCATCACGCGATACCGATCGAGGCGCGGGTGCGCGCGCTTCTCGGGGACCGCTCCAGTCGCGATATCCGCGTCCAACTCCGCGACGTCGAGACCCCGGTCATGCCGTTGCCGCACCTGTCGCGCCCGATGGCGGACATGCACCGCTCCATGATGGGGGGCGCGATGGGCGCGGTGGAGATGACGCTCTCCATCGCGCTCGCCGGCGGAGAGTGGCTGAACGTCGATACGCGGTTCGAGCGGCCGCCGCTGCAATGGCCTGTTTTCTCGACAGTCTCCTTCGCGCTGACGGCGGCGCTCATCCTCGTCACCGCCTGCTGGTTTCTTGTCACCCGCCTCATCGGGCCGCTGCGGCGGCTGGCCGGCGCGGCCGAGCGGCTGGGGCGCGGCGAGGACGCGGTGCCCCTGCCCGTCGTCGGGCCGGCCGAGGTGGAGGATCTGACGCGGGCGTTCAACCAGATGCAGGATCGTCTGACCCGTTTCGTCGCCGACCGCACGCGGGTTCTCGCCGCCGTAGGCCACGATTTGCGCTCACCGCTCACCGCGCTGCGTGTCCGGGTCGAGATGGTCGATGACGAGGAGACCCGCGAAAGCCTGATCGAGTCCATCGAGGAAATGCAGACGATGGCCGAGGCCACGCTGAACTTCGCCGAGGATCTGACCGGCGCCGAAGAGCCGCAGACCGTCGAAATCGGCGCGTTCCTCCAAGACCTCGCGACGGACATGGTTCAGCCGTTCGAGCTGCGCGGTGGTCCCAGCATGAAGGTTCGCGTGCGACCCGTCTCGTTCCGCCGCGCGGTTCGCAACGTGGCCGAGAACGCCAACCGCTACGGCGGCAGCGCGCAGATCGGATGGCGCTCCGAAGGCGACAGCCTCGTCATCGAAATTGTCGACCGCGGGCCCGGCATCCCGCCCGACAAGCTCGGCGAAGTCTTCGATCCATTCTTCCGGCTCGAAGGCTCGCGCTCGCTCGAGACCGGGGGACATGGGCTGGGCCTGTCCATCGCCCGCTCCATCGTCCGGGCGCATGGCGGTGAAATCCATCTGGCCAACCGGCCGGAAGGCGGGCTTGCGGCGACCCTTGTCGTGCCTTTGGCCGGCGCGCCGCCCGGTCATTCGTCAGCGAAAGAAAGGGAGAGGAAGCATGTTGAGATCGGTCCTGGCAGCACTTCCGATCGTCACGGTCCCGCTGGTCGCCGTGGCGGATCAACCGGCAGACTCGCAAGGGAGATTTGA
- a CDS encoding SHOCT domain-containing protein, with translation MIGGLMMVVFWGLIIALIVLAVKWLTNDRSGASRGKPDAVDTLRERFASGEIDEEEFERRKKVLKR, from the coding sequence ATGATCGGTGGACTGATGATGGTCGTGTTCTGGGGGCTCATCATCGCGCTGATCGTTCTGGCAGTGAAATGGCTCACGAACGATCGGAGCGGAGCCAGCCGCGGGAAACCCGATGCGGTGGACACTCTGCGTGAGCGCTTCGCGTCAGGTGAAATCGACGAAGAGGAGTTCGAGCGGCGCAAGAAAGTGCTTAAGCGCTGA
- a CDS encoding gamma-glutamylcyclotransferase family protein, which yields MMIVLRRFLKRLWLPVILRVWPLARLWYWCWGLRLDGHPADKVWYFAFGANMNDSVFLGRRRMKPLEWRVGRAPGYRLRFNLHGRPRGKSAPANIAPDPEEEVWGVLYRMTRRDMVRLHSTEGVPGWRYYPVWLDVADRDGNPLRAFSLIADGLPEDGNPSLRYISLIREGAIQHDLPDHWLDKLNAVRHAETAH from the coding sequence ATGATGATCGTGCTGCGCCGGTTCCTGAAGCGCCTGTGGCTGCCGGTCATCCTGCGCGTCTGGCCGCTGGCCCGGCTCTGGTACTGGTGCTGGGGGCTGCGGCTCGATGGCCACCCCGCGGACAAAGTCTGGTACTTCGCCTTCGGTGCCAACATGAACGACAGCGTTTTCCTGGGCCGCAGGCGCATGAAGCCTCTGGAGTGGCGGGTGGGACGGGCTCCGGGATATCGGCTTCGCTTCAACCTGCACGGCCGTCCCCGCGGGAAATCCGCTCCGGCCAACATCGCGCCGGACCCCGAAGAGGAAGTCTGGGGCGTGCTCTACCGCATGACCCGCCGCGACATGGTCCGGCTGCATTCGACTGAGGGCGTTCCGGGCTGGCGCTACTATCCCGTCTGGCTCGACGTGGCCGACCGCGACGGCAACCCACTGCGCGCCTTCAGTCTTATCGCCGACGGGCTCCCCGAGGACGGCAATCCTTCGCTGCGCTACATCAGCCTGATCCGCGAGGGCGCCATCCAGCACGACCTGCCTGACCATTGGCTCGATAAACTCAACGCCGTACGGCACGCCGAGACCGCCCACTGA
- a CDS encoding MFS transporter, protein MRGPRPKRPMSASDAARAHAPRGRFWRIAGGGAAFQAGAAAIDSATVVASLVFQLTGSAFAVGFASAVLRLGWLLPQLVVGFLAERATRRMPFYVFGAYGRTICASLIALTLWLGAGWSATALAAAFLILWTLYAFVSGVVAVPYNDIVGRSIPSGARSRMLAWRFFGGGVLALGVAAFVRGTLDVLPNLEAYALIFGLAALLLMVSSTLFVSAGEPAMPPRRSGRGPPRGVADFIRRGWEVLSQDSRFRLFLYSQWLGGATLMALPFYVVAANWSGITAADVGLLLGAQTAGALASNPLWGKLGDSAGKLRMLQAVALVRMLPPMLVLFLLGSDAGISGYMALFGMIGAMMNGVTIGYLGYLMEISPDDRRPAYSAYFNAMASPAALLPLLGAGLASLISLPAVFVAAIVAAVLQLLLLLRIARLAPEELQ, encoded by the coding sequence GTGCGCGGGCCGAGGCCGAAGCGGCCGATGTCAGCATCTGACGCGGCACGAGCCCACGCTCCCCGCGGCCGGTTCTGGCGCATCGCCGGCGGGGGCGCGGCGTTCCAGGCCGGAGCCGCGGCAATCGATTCCGCCACCGTCGTCGCCAGTCTTGTCTTCCAGCTCACCGGCAGCGCTTTCGCCGTGGGCTTTGCCAGCGCCGTGCTGCGGCTCGGCTGGCTCCTGCCGCAGCTCGTCGTCGGTTTCCTGGCCGAACGCGCGACCCGACGGATGCCCTTCTATGTGTTCGGCGCCTACGGTCGGACGATCTGCGCCAGTCTCATCGCGCTGACGCTGTGGCTCGGCGCCGGCTGGTCGGCAACGGCGCTCGCCGCGGCCTTCCTCATCCTTTGGACCCTTTACGCCTTTGTCAGCGGCGTGGTGGCGGTGCCCTACAACGACATCGTCGGCCGCTCGATACCTTCCGGGGCGCGCAGCCGGATGCTGGCCTGGCGGTTCTTCGGCGGCGGGGTCTTGGCGCTCGGGGTGGCCGCCTTCGTGCGCGGTACGCTCGACGTGCTGCCGAATCTTGAGGCCTACGCGCTGATCTTCGGCCTGGCGGCCCTCTTGCTGATGGTTTCTTCGACGCTCTTCGTCTCGGCCGGGGAGCCAGCAATGCCGCCGCGCCGGTCGGGGCGCGGGCCGCCGCGGGGCGTAGCGGACTTTATCCGCCGTGGATGGGAGGTGCTGTCGCAGGACTCGCGGTTTCGGCTCTTCCTCTACTCCCAGTGGCTCGGCGGCGCGACGCTGATGGCGCTCCCGTTCTACGTCGTCGCGGCGAATTGGAGCGGCATCACGGCGGCCGACGTGGGCCTGCTCCTCGGCGCGCAGACCGCCGGCGCGCTGGCCTCCAACCCGCTCTGGGGCAAGCTTGGTGACAGCGCCGGCAAGCTCAGGATGCTCCAGGCGGTCGCGCTGGTGCGGATGCTGCCGCCCATGCTGGTGCTGTTCCTGCTGGGATCGGATGCGGGGATCTCCGGCTACATGGCGCTCTTCGGAATGATCGGCGCGATGATGAACGGCGTCACCATCGGCTATCTGGGCTACCTGATGGAGATCTCGCCCGACGATCGGCGGCCCGCCTATTCGGCCTATTTCAACGCCATGGCCTCGCCCGCAGCGCTTCTGCCTCTGCTTGGCGCGGGTCTCGCCTCGCTGATCTCGCTTCCCGCGGTCTTCGTCGCCGCAATCGTCGCTGCGGTGCTGCAGCTTCTTCTGCTGCTGCGCATCGCGCGCCTCGCGCCGGAAGAGTTGCAATGA
- a CDS encoding lysylphosphatidylglycerol synthase transmembrane domain-containing protein, translating into MTRSSRWPGNQGAHSRVAVAVRRVLTRWLPPVLGGAVALALAFWLYRDLDLGRFLEGLAEAQAGWILMLAATILLEQLLNGWKWRQLLHDVKPVRTLRLTGALLAGYGANVLVPLGISPLVRSWLVARMEGLKMGTVLTTTIIARFIDGVVFALFAGLVAMAGQLPQIGGNLELGLAVAGALNFALFGTLLWAMYRFRTLFAKEGPLICRLFDFVARWFRANGAALRAALCAGVVWPRSRLYRFYVILGAVAAKLVAASHYLWAGLSVGVVLAPFDYLFLMVFAGFSLVLSRFVRVPGGFVIGSALAFDLLGVPEEDALLMILFNWMLSIILVVGIGLVVLWQSGIDIRRARAEAEAADVSI; encoded by the coding sequence ATGACGCGCTCTTCGCGCTGGCCGGGAAATCAAGGCGCTCACTCCCGCGTCGCGGTCGCTGTGCGGCGGGTTCTCACACGTTGGTTGCCCCCTGTTCTGGGCGGCGCCGTGGCGCTGGCGCTCGCTTTCTGGCTTTATCGCGACCTCGACCTCGGCCGCTTCCTGGAGGGGCTCGCCGAGGCGCAGGCAGGCTGGATCCTTATGCTCGCCGCCACGATCCTGCTGGAGCAGCTGCTGAACGGCTGGAAGTGGCGGCAGCTCCTGCACGATGTCAAACCGGTGCGGACCCTCAGGCTGACCGGCGCACTGCTCGCCGGCTACGGCGCCAATGTGCTGGTGCCACTTGGGATCAGCCCGCTCGTGCGCTCCTGGCTCGTCGCGCGGATGGAGGGGCTGAAGATGGGCACGGTGCTGACCACGACCATCATCGCCCGCTTCATCGACGGGGTGGTGTTTGCGCTCTTCGCCGGCCTGGTGGCGATGGCGGGGCAGCTTCCGCAGATCGGGGGCAACCTGGAACTGGGGCTCGCGGTCGCCGGTGCGCTGAACTTCGCGCTCTTCGGGACTCTTTTGTGGGCGATGTACCGCTTTCGAACCCTCTTCGCCAAAGAGGGCCCGCTGATCTGTCGCCTTTTCGACTTTGTGGCGAGGTGGTTCCGGGCGAACGGCGCCGCGCTGCGCGCAGCCCTGTGCGCGGGCGTCGTGTGGCCGCGATCGCGCCTCTATCGCTTCTATGTCATCCTCGGCGCGGTTGCGGCCAAGCTGGTTGCCGCCAGCCATTATCTCTGGGCGGGCCTTTCCGTCGGCGTCGTCCTCGCCCCGTTCGACTATCTCTTCCTGATGGTGTTCGCGGGATTCTCGCTGGTGCTGTCGCGCTTTGTGCGGGTGCCGGGCGGCTTCGTCATCGGCTCGGCGCTGGCCTTCGACCTTCTGGGCGTGCCCGAGGAGGACGCGCTCCTGATGATCCTGTTCAACTGGATGCTGTCGATCATCCTGGTGGTGGGCATCGGGCTGGTCGTGCTGTGGCAGTCAGGCATCGACATCCGACGTGCGCGGGCCGAGGCCGAAGCGGCCGATGTCAGCATCTGA
- a CDS encoding MerR family transcriptional regulator gives MTNMTIGQAARAAGVNVETIRYYERRGLIARPPRPADGGFRHYSPSTVRCIRFIKDAQGIGFSLAEISELLSLRVHPDATCRDVRRLAEQKRVEVHTRLEQLKRIAAVLDELIEACPGDGNLGACSTLEAIERDA, from the coding sequence ATGACCAACATGACAATCGGTCAAGCCGCACGCGCCGCCGGCGTGAACGTCGAGACGATCCGCTACTACGAGCGGCGGGGCCTGATAGCCCGGCCCCCGAGACCCGCCGACGGCGGATTTCGCCATTACTCGCCAAGCACGGTCCGCTGCATCCGCTTCATAAAGGATGCCCAGGGAATCGGTTTCTCGCTCGCTGAGATTTCGGAGCTGCTGTCCCTGAGGGTTCATCCCGACGCAACCTGCCGCGACGTCCGACGGCTGGCCGAGCAAAAGCGCGTCGAAGTGCACACGCGCCTCGAACAGCTCAAGCGGATTGCCGCCGTTCTCGACGAGCTGATCGAGGCCTGTCCGGGAGACGGGAACCTTGGCGCCTGCTCGACCTTGGAGGCGATCGAGCGCGACGCTTGA